In the Arachis ipaensis cultivar K30076 chromosome B10, Araip1.1, whole genome shotgun sequence genome, one interval contains:
- the LOC107624217 gene encoding cytochrome b-c1 complex subunit 6, whose product MADEEPVDQKKYLEESCKPKCVKALLEYQACVKRIQGDETGNKHCTGQYFDYWSCIDKCVAQKLFSKLK is encoded by the exons AT GGCTGATGAGGAACCTGTTGATCAGAAGAAATATCTTGAAGAGTCTTGCAAACCAAAATGTGTAAAAGCATTGCTTGAATATCAG GCATGTGTCAAAAGGATCCAAGGTGATGAAACCGGGAACAAACACTGCACTGGACAATATTTTGATTATTGGTCTTGTATAGACAAATGT GTTGCACAAAAGCTATTCTCCAAACTGAAGTAA